The nucleotide window GGGCCTCAAGGCGCTGGTCGAGAAGCCCACCAGCGGTACGATTCCCGGCAACTGGAAAGCCTATCTGGACAAACTGCCCCGCGACCCCTGGGGCCGCGATTATCTGTACCTGAACCCCGGCATCAAGGGCGAGATCGATGTGCTGAGCTACGGTGCCAATGGCCAGGCCGGCGGCGAAGGATTTGATGCCGATATCGGTTCATGGATGCTGTGAAGTCATAACGGTGAGCCTGCACGCCCGTCTGGGTCATGAGAGAAATACGGCCTGCCTGCGTTCCTGTATGGGTCACAGGCAGACCGGCTCATTCCGGCATGGCGCTGGCTTCACGCTGATTGAAATCCTGGTGGTGATGGTCATCGTGGGCATCATCGTCACGCTGGCGGCGGTGCGCTTTGGCGGCAGTGATCAGGACGCCCTGATCCGCGAGGCCGAGCGGCTATCGCTATTGCTGGAGGCCGCGCGTGACGAGGCAATCGCCACGGGCACCACGCTCGGTTTTGATGCCGAGGATCAGCAGTATCGCTTCTGGCAACAAGGGCAGGACTATACCTGGCAGCCGCTGTCCGGCAACGACACCCTGCGACCACGCGAGCTGCCGGTACCTGTTCGCCTTGGCGATATCAGGGTGAACCGCCAGCCCTTGGTGGCGGGACAGAAGGTGGTTTTCACCCCGTCTGGCGTCAACGCCCCATTCGAGTTCACGATCAGTGCAGGTGCCGAACTACGCAGGTTGAGTGCGGATGCGCTGGGCCGTGTCGCCGTGGCGGCGCCCGGGGTATCGGCACCATGAGACGGGCCGGCTTCACCCTGATCGAGGTGCTGGTCGCGCTGGCGGTGCTGGCCATCGCCCTCACGGCCTCGGTACGGGCAACCCTGGTAGTCAGCGACGGGTCCTTGTCTTTGCGTCGCCATCTGGCTGGTGGCTGGGTGGCCCAGAATCGGCTGAACGAACACATCGCGCTGGGCCGGTTCCCGGATACCGGCATGAGCGAAGGTCAGACCCGGCAGGCGGGCATGGATTTCAGCTGGCGTGAAACGGTGTCCGAAACGCCCAATAAAGCATTCCGGCGCGTGGAAGTGCGCGTTTTCTCTCAGCAGGACAGCACCCATGCGGATGCCATCCTCATCGGTTACATCGCTAATGTATCGCGCTGAGTGCCGGTCTACCCATCGCCTGCGCATCAGCGGTTTTACCCTGATCGAGATCCTCGTCGCTTTGGCGGTGTTCAGTGTGCTGGCCATCATCTCTTACCAAGGTGTGGCACGCATGGCCGTCGCCAAGCAGGTGATGGACGCGGACAACCGCAAATGGCGCGAGCTGACCGTAGCGCTGGCTCGTTTCGAGGAAGATTTCTCGCAAGTGGCGGACCGCGCCTGGCGCGATGAAGGCGGCACCTTGCGTAGTGCCGTACGGGGCGGGCCCGGCACACAGGATGCCAATGGTGCGCAACTCGAACTGGTCCGCTACGACGGCGGACGCCTGACCCACCTGGGCTATCGCCAGCGCGATGGCAAGCTGGAGCTGCTGATCTGGGACGCGCTCGATCTCGCGCCGCGCAGCGCCCCGACCGCGTTGGCATTGCTGGAGGGCGTGGATGCCCTGTCCTTGCGGTTTCTGGACCGCAGTGGTCAGTGGTATCTTGCCTGGCCACAAGGCCAGCAGGCCGCACAAACACCACGGGCTGTCGAAATCAAACTCACCCTGACCGGTGGTGACACCATCACCCGGCTGTTCGTGCTGCCATGAAACGCCTGTACCCGACCCAATCCGGCATCGCCATTGTGACGGCCGTCGCCGTGGCGGCACTGGTCGCCGCACTGGCCGGCATGATTGCCTTCCGGCATACCCTGTGGCTACGTCAGGTCGAGAACCAGCAGGATCTGGCACAGGCGCGCAATGTAGCCAACGCCGCCATCGACCTGAGCCGCCTGACGCTGCAGGCCGATTCGCGCCAGAACCGGATCGACCATGCGCAGGAAACCTGGGCCATTCCGATTCCCAATCTGCCCGTGGAACAAGGCAACGCCGGTGGCCGCATTCTCGATGTGCAAGGCCGCTTCAATCTCAACAACCTGATTCGCAATGGCGCCGTCAGCACCACCGACCTGGAAGCCTTTCAGCGCCTGCTCGGCAAAGCGGGCCTGAGCCCGGATCTGGCCAATGCCGTACTCGACTGGATGGATGCCGATAGCGAAACGCGCTATCCCGGCGGTGCCGAGGACCGGGAGTATCTGGCGCAGAACCCGGCCTACCGCACCGCCAACCGGCCACTGTTCGATATCGGCGAGCTGGCGCAGATACGGGGATTCACCCCGGATGGCTTGCGACGCCTGCAGGCTGAACTG belongs to Chitinimonas sp. BJYL2 and includes:
- the gspG gene encoding type II secretion system major pseudopilin GspG, translating into MKQSSRQRGFTLIEILVVIAILAILGALVVPKIMSRPDEARVVAARHDVQAVVQALKLYKLDNGVYPSTEQGLKALVEKPTSGTIPGNWKAYLDKLPRDPWGRDYLYLNPGIKGEIDVLSYGANGQAGGEGFDADIGSWML
- the gspH gene encoding type II secretion system minor pseudopilin GspH, with protein sequence MSLHARLGHERNTACLRSCMGHRQTGSFRHGAGFTLIEILVVMVIVGIIVTLAAVRFGGSDQDALIREAERLSLLLEAARDEAIATGTTLGFDAEDQQYRFWQQGQDYTWQPLSGNDTLRPRELPVPVRLGDIRVNRQPLVAGQKVVFTPSGVNAPFEFTISAGAELRRLSADALGRVAVAAPGVSAP
- the gspI gene encoding type II secretion system minor pseudopilin GspI, translating into MRRAGFTLIEVLVALAVLAIALTASVRATLVVSDGSLSLRRHLAGGWVAQNRLNEHIALGRFPDTGMSEGQTRQAGMDFSWRETVSETPNKAFRRVEVRVFSQQDSTHADAILIGYIANVSR
- the gspJ gene encoding type II secretion system minor pseudopilin GspJ, coding for MYRAECRSTHRLRISGFTLIEILVALAVFSVLAIISYQGVARMAVAKQVMDADNRKWRELTVALARFEEDFSQVADRAWRDEGGTLRSAVRGGPGTQDANGAQLELVRYDGGRLTHLGYRQRDGKLELLIWDALDLAPRSAPTALALLEGVDALSLRFLDRSGQWYLAWPQGQQAAQTPRAVEIKLTLTGGDTITRLFVLP
- the gspK gene encoding type II secretion system minor pseudopilin GspK — protein: MKRLYPTQSGIAIVTAVAVAALVAALAGMIAFRHTLWLRQVENQQDLAQARNVANAAIDLSRLTLQADSRQNRIDHAQETWAIPIPNLPVEQGNAGGRILDVQGRFNLNNLIRNGAVSTTDLEAFQRLLGKAGLSPDLANAVLDWMDADSETRYPGGAEDREYLAQNPAYRTANRPLFDIGELAQIRGFTPDGLRRLQAELTALPVATPINVNFASADTLMAILPGLSDGDAAAIVRQRESRPYQSEGEFKAMLPDSIAGLATPERVGMESRYLLSEVDARFGRVTVSYRALLERNGDQVPRIVWIRRR